The following proteins come from a genomic window of Sorex araneus isolate mSorAra2 chromosome 1, mSorAra2.pri, whole genome shotgun sequence:
- the RAPGEF1 gene encoding rap guanine nucleotide exchange factor 1 isoform X11, with amino-acid sequence MGNAAEAQTPARQSPGSPWRQDSQRSHLSSFTMKLMDKFHSPKIKRTPSKKGKPAEVSVKIPDKPVNKEAAARPLPERCAPPLDLEPQAVEFMSASDQRQKNQSWLGEKEKEVVSALRYFKTIVDKMAIDKKVLEMLPGSASKVLEAILPLVQTDPRIQHSSALSSCYSRVYQSLANLIRWSDQVMLEGVDSDDKDMVTSVKGVIKAVLDGVKELVKLTIEKQGHPSPTSPAKPSPPACRSEGSQPELPLTDREMEILNKTASLSPPPELLPDAVDGEAAPPKPPLPGIRVVDNSPPPALPPKKRQSAPSPTRVAVVAPMSRATSGSSLPAGINRQDFDVDCYAQRRLSGGSHSYGGESPRLSPCSSMGKLSKSDEQLSSLDRDSGQGSRNTSCETLDHYDPDYEFLQQDLSDADQLPPQAACGLSPLPESSGEAGPPCPGPRVPLPPDLPPALPQKKRRSAASQTSEGSGGRAACERHPSQYDNVPEAELHSPGAFPPFAAVAPFQQGAAPSPAEFVGDFTVLEPTGDPEKPPPLPEKKNKHMLAYMQLLEDYSEPQPSVFYQTPQSEHVYQQKNRHLMEVYGFNDSFSGDGPQELAPPPALPPKQRQLQASYAASSFSSVSYTTVAFSPEDGSAAPGLSASVSNSFLSRHGALAVPSESTVRGNAVCLPSETSLSAAPPTPPESPAARDGHPRGPASAGGAAGTEGRDGGERLPSSPDAGESAQSEEEVDELSLIDHSEIMARLTLKQEGDDGPDVRGGSGDILLVHATETDRKDLVLYCEAFLTTYRTFITPEELIKKLQYRYEKFSAFADTFKKRVSKNTFFVLVRVVDELCLVELTEEILRLLMELVFRLVCSGELSLARVLRRNILDKVEQRRRLRCGHSDQPLAARGVAARPGTLHDFHSHEIAEQLTLLDAELFYKIEIPEVLLWAKEQNEEKSPNLTQFTEHFNNMSYWVRSIIMLQEKAQDRERLLLKFIKIMKHLRKLNNFNSYLAILSALDSAPIRRLEWQKQTSEGLAEYCTLIDSSSSFRAYRAALSEVEPPCIPYLGLILQDLTFVHLGNPDYIDGKVNFSKRWQQFNILDSMRCFQQAHYDIRRNDDVISFFNDFSDHLAEEALWELSLKIKPRNIARRKTDREEKT; translated from the exons ACTCCCAGCGTTCCCACCTCTCGTCCTTCACCATGAAGCTCATGGACAAGTTCCACTCGCCCAAGATCAAGCGGACGCCGTCCAAGAAGGGGAAGCCCGCCGAGGTGTCGGTGAAGATCCCCGACAAGCCGGTAAACAAA GAGGCGGCAGCCAGACCCCTCCCCGAGCGCTGCGCCCCCCCCCTGGACCTGGAGCCGCAGGCAGTAGAGTTTATGTCCGCCAGTGATCAGAGGCAGAAG AACCAGAGCTggctgggagagaaggagaaggaggtggtCAGTGCCTTGCGCTACTTTAAGACCATCGTGGACAAGATGGCCATCGACAAGAAGGTCCTGGAGATGCTGCCCGGCTCGGCCAGCAAGGTGCTGGAGGCCATCCTGCCCCTGGTGCAGACTGACCCCCGCATCCAGCACAG CTCGGCCCTGTCCTCCTGCTACAGCCGCGTGTACCAGAGCCTCGCCAACCTCATCCGCTGGTCCGACCAGGTCATGCTGGAGGGCGTGGACTCGGACGACAAGGACATGGTGACCAGCGTGAAGGGGGTCATCAAGGCAGTGCTGGACGGAGTGAAG GAGCTGGTCAAGCTGACCATCGAGAAGCAGGGGCACCCGTCCCCCACCAGCCCGGCGAAGCCCAGCCCCCCGGCCTGCAGGTCTGAAGG CAGCCAGCCCGAGCTGCCGCTGACTGACCGGGAGATGGAGATCCTGAACAAGACGGCCAGCCTGTCCCCGCCCCCCGAGCTGCTCCCCGACGCCGTGGACGGGGAGGCCgcgccccccaagccccccttACCCGGCATCCGCGTGGTGGATAACAG ccccccgcccgcaCTGCCGCCCAAGAAGCGCCAGTCGGCCCCGTCCCCAACACGCGTGGCCGTCGTGGCCCCCATGAGCCGGGCCACCAGCGGCTCCAGTTTGCCGGCCGGCATCAACAGGCAG GACTTCGACGTGGACTGCTACGCGCAGCGGCGGCTGTCGGGCGGCAGCCACTCGTACGGGGGCGAGTCCCCGCGCCTCTCCCCCTGCAGCAGCATGGGCAAGCTCAGCAAGTCGGACGAGCAGCTGTCCTCGCTGGAccgggacagcgggcagggctcccGGAACACCAGCTGTGAGACGCTCG atCACTACGACCCCGACTACGAGTTCCTGCAGCAGGACCTCTCCGACGCCGACCAGCTGCCCCCGCAGGCGGCCTGCGGCCTCAGCCCGCTGCCCGAGTCCTCGGGGGAGGCCGGcccgccctgccccgggccccgcgTCCCGCTGCCCCCCGacctgcccccggccctgccccagaAGAAGCGCCGGAGCGCGGCCTCGCAGACGTCGGAGGGCTCGGGGGGCCGCGCGGCCTGCGAGCGCCACCCGTCCCAGTACGACAACGTCCCCGAGGCCGAGCTGCACAGCCCCGGCGCCTTCCCGCCCTTCGCCGCCGTGGCCCCCTTCCAGCAGGgcgcggcccccagccccgccgagTTCGTGGGCGACTTCACGGTGCTGGAGCCCACGGGCGACCCCGAGAAGCCGCCGCCCCTCCCGGAGAAGAAGAACAAGCACA TGCTCGCCTACATGCAGCTGCTGGAGGACTACTCGGAGCCGCAGCCGTCCGTGTTCTACCAGACGCCGCAGAGCGAGCACgtgtaccagcagaagaaccggCACCTCATGGAGGTCTATGGCTTCAACGACTCCTTCAGCGGCGACGGCCCCCAGGagctggccccgccccccgccctgccccccaagcAGCGGCAGCTG CAGGCCTCCTATgctgcctcttccttctcctctgtcTCCTACACAACAGTGGCCTTCAGCCCCGAGGACGGCAGTGCCGCTCCGGGCCTCAGTGCGTCCGTCTCTAACTCCTTTCTCAGCCGGCATGGCGCCCTGGCCGTGCCCTCG GAGAGCACCGTTCGCGGGAACGCTGTCTGCCTCCCCTCCGAAACCTCTCTCTCTGCCGCGCCCCCGACGCCTCCG GAGTCCCCAGCTGCGAGGGACGGACACCCCCGAGGGCCCGCGTCGGCTGGCGGTGCGGCCGGGACGGAAGGCAGAGACGGCGGGGAGAG GCTGCCTTCGTCCCCGGACGCCGGGGAGTCCGCGCAGTCGGAGGAGGAGGTGGACGAGCTGTCCCTCATCGACCACAGCGAGATCATGGCCAGGCTGACGCTCAAGCAGGAG GGTGACGACGGGCCGGACGTGCGAGGGGGCTCGGGGGACATCCTGCTGGTGCACGCTACCGAGACGGACAGGAAAG ACCTGGTGCTGTACTGCGAGGCCTTCCTGACCACCTACAGAACCTTCATTACCCCCGAGGAGCTCATCAAGAAGCTGCAGTATCG CTACGAGAAATTCTCGGCTTTCGCCGACACCTTCAAGAAGCGCGTGAGCAAGAACACCTTCTTCGTGCTGGTGCGGGTGGTGGACGAGCTCTG CCTCGTGGAGCTGACGGAGGAGATCCTGCGGCTGCTGATGGAGCTGGTCTTCCGCCTGGTGTGCAGCGGCGAGCTCAGCCTGGCCCGCGTGCTCCGCCGGAACATCCTGGACAAGGTGGAGCAGAGGCGGCGGCTGCGCTGCGGCCACTCCGACCAGCCGCTGGCGGCCAGGGGCGTGGCGGCCAG GCCGGGGACCCTGCACGACTTCCACAGCCACGAGATCGCCGAGCAGCTCACCCTGCTGGACGCCGAGCTCTTCTACAAGATCGAG ATCCCCGAGGTCCTGCTGTGGGCGAAGGAGCAGAATGAGGAGAAGAGCCCCAACCTCACGCAGTTCACGGAGCACTTCAACAACATGTCCTACTG GGTCCGCTCCATCATCATGCTGCAGGAGAAGGCCCAGGACCGGGAGCGGCTGCTGCTCAAGTTCATCAAGATCATGAAG CACTTACGGAAGCTGAACAACTTCAACTCGTACCTGGCCATCCTCTCGGCGCTGGACTCGGCGCCCATCCGCAGGCTGGAGTGGCAGAAGCAGACGTCGGAG ggcctggCCGAGTACTGCACGCTGATCGACAGCTCGTCGTCCTTCCGCGCCTACCGGGCCGCCCTGTCCGAGGTGGAGCCGCCCTGCATCCCTTACCT GGGCCTCATCCTGCAGGACCTGACCTTCGTGCACCTGGGCAACCCCGACTACATCGACGGCAAAGTGAACTTCTCCAAGCGCTGGCAGCAGTTCAACATCCTGGACAGCATGCGCTGCTTCCAGCAGGC gcaCTACGACATCCGGAGGAACGACGACGTCATCAGCTTCTTCAACGACTTCAGCGACCACCTGGCGGAGGAGGCGCTGTGGGAGCTGTCGCTGAAGATCAAGCCCCGGAACATCGCCCGCAGGAAGACAGACCGCGAGGAGAAGACCTAG
- the RAPGEF1 gene encoding rap guanine nucleotide exchange factor 1 isoform X12, producing the protein MGNAAEAQTPARQSPGSPWRQDSQRSHLSSFTMKLMDKFHSPKIKRTPSKKGKPAEVSVKIPDKPVNKEAAARPLPERCAPPLDLEPQAVEFMSASDQRQKNQSWLGEKEKEVVSALRYFKTIVDKMAIDKKVLEMLPGSASKVLEAILPLVQTDPRIQHSSALSSCYSRVYQSLANLIRWSDQVMLEGVDSDDKDMVTSVKGVIKAVLDGVKELVKLTIEKQGHPSPTSPAKPSPPACRSEGSQPELPLTDREMEILNKTASLSPPPELLPDAVDGEAAPPKPPLPGIRVVDNSPPPALPPKKRQSAPSPTRVAVVAPMSRATSGSSLPAGINRQDFDVDCYAQRRLSGGSHSYGGESPRLSPCSSMGKLSKSDEQLSSLDRDSGQGSRNTSCETLDHYDPDYEFLQQDLSDADQLPPQAACGLSPLPESSGEAGPPCPGPRVPLPPDLPPALPQKKRRSAASQTSEGSGGRAACERHPSQYDNVPEAELHSPGAFPPFAAVAPFQQGAAPSPAEFVGDFTVLEPTGDPEKPPPLPEKKNKHMLAYMQLLEDYSEPQPSVFYQTPQSEHVYQQKNRHLMEVYGFNDSFSGDGPQELAPPPALPPKQRQLESPAARDGHPRGPASAGGAAGTEGRDGGERLPSSPDAGESAQSEEEVDELSLIDHSEIMARLTLKQEGDDGPDVRGGSGDILLVHATETDRKDLVLYCEAFLTTYRTFITPEELIKKLQYRYEKFSAFADTFKKRVSKNTFFVLVRVVDELCLVELTEEILRLLMELVFRLVCSGELSLARVLRRNILDKVEQRRRLRCGHSDQPLAARGVAARPGTLHDFHSHEIAEQLTLLDAELFYKIEIPEVLLWAKEQNEEKSPNLTQFTEHFNNMSYWVRSIIMLQEKAQDRERLLLKFIKIMKHLRKLNNFNSYLAILSALDSAPIRRLEWQKQTSEGLAEYCTLIDSSSSFRAYRAALSEVEPPCIPYLGLILQDLTFVHLGNPDYIDGKVNFSKRWQQFNILDSMRCFQQAHYDIRRNDDVISFFNDFSDHLAEEALWELSLKIKPRNIARRKTDREEKT; encoded by the exons ACTCCCAGCGTTCCCACCTCTCGTCCTTCACCATGAAGCTCATGGACAAGTTCCACTCGCCCAAGATCAAGCGGACGCCGTCCAAGAAGGGGAAGCCCGCCGAGGTGTCGGTGAAGATCCCCGACAAGCCGGTAAACAAA GAGGCGGCAGCCAGACCCCTCCCCGAGCGCTGCGCCCCCCCCCTGGACCTGGAGCCGCAGGCAGTAGAGTTTATGTCCGCCAGTGATCAGAGGCAGAAG AACCAGAGCTggctgggagagaaggagaaggaggtggtCAGTGCCTTGCGCTACTTTAAGACCATCGTGGACAAGATGGCCATCGACAAGAAGGTCCTGGAGATGCTGCCCGGCTCGGCCAGCAAGGTGCTGGAGGCCATCCTGCCCCTGGTGCAGACTGACCCCCGCATCCAGCACAG CTCGGCCCTGTCCTCCTGCTACAGCCGCGTGTACCAGAGCCTCGCCAACCTCATCCGCTGGTCCGACCAGGTCATGCTGGAGGGCGTGGACTCGGACGACAAGGACATGGTGACCAGCGTGAAGGGGGTCATCAAGGCAGTGCTGGACGGAGTGAAG GAGCTGGTCAAGCTGACCATCGAGAAGCAGGGGCACCCGTCCCCCACCAGCCCGGCGAAGCCCAGCCCCCCGGCCTGCAGGTCTGAAGG CAGCCAGCCCGAGCTGCCGCTGACTGACCGGGAGATGGAGATCCTGAACAAGACGGCCAGCCTGTCCCCGCCCCCCGAGCTGCTCCCCGACGCCGTGGACGGGGAGGCCgcgccccccaagccccccttACCCGGCATCCGCGTGGTGGATAACAG ccccccgcccgcaCTGCCGCCCAAGAAGCGCCAGTCGGCCCCGTCCCCAACACGCGTGGCCGTCGTGGCCCCCATGAGCCGGGCCACCAGCGGCTCCAGTTTGCCGGCCGGCATCAACAGGCAG GACTTCGACGTGGACTGCTACGCGCAGCGGCGGCTGTCGGGCGGCAGCCACTCGTACGGGGGCGAGTCCCCGCGCCTCTCCCCCTGCAGCAGCATGGGCAAGCTCAGCAAGTCGGACGAGCAGCTGTCCTCGCTGGAccgggacagcgggcagggctcccGGAACACCAGCTGTGAGACGCTCG atCACTACGACCCCGACTACGAGTTCCTGCAGCAGGACCTCTCCGACGCCGACCAGCTGCCCCCGCAGGCGGCCTGCGGCCTCAGCCCGCTGCCCGAGTCCTCGGGGGAGGCCGGcccgccctgccccgggccccgcgTCCCGCTGCCCCCCGacctgcccccggccctgccccagaAGAAGCGCCGGAGCGCGGCCTCGCAGACGTCGGAGGGCTCGGGGGGCCGCGCGGCCTGCGAGCGCCACCCGTCCCAGTACGACAACGTCCCCGAGGCCGAGCTGCACAGCCCCGGCGCCTTCCCGCCCTTCGCCGCCGTGGCCCCCTTCCAGCAGGgcgcggcccccagccccgccgagTTCGTGGGCGACTTCACGGTGCTGGAGCCCACGGGCGACCCCGAGAAGCCGCCGCCCCTCCCGGAGAAGAAGAACAAGCACA TGCTCGCCTACATGCAGCTGCTGGAGGACTACTCGGAGCCGCAGCCGTCCGTGTTCTACCAGACGCCGCAGAGCGAGCACgtgtaccagcagaagaaccggCACCTCATGGAGGTCTATGGCTTCAACGACTCCTTCAGCGGCGACGGCCCCCAGGagctggccccgccccccgccctgccccccaagcAGCGGCAGCTG GAGTCCCCAGCTGCGAGGGACGGACACCCCCGAGGGCCCGCGTCGGCTGGCGGTGCGGCCGGGACGGAAGGCAGAGACGGCGGGGAGAG GCTGCCTTCGTCCCCGGACGCCGGGGAGTCCGCGCAGTCGGAGGAGGAGGTGGACGAGCTGTCCCTCATCGACCACAGCGAGATCATGGCCAGGCTGACGCTCAAGCAGGAG GGTGACGACGGGCCGGACGTGCGAGGGGGCTCGGGGGACATCCTGCTGGTGCACGCTACCGAGACGGACAGGAAAG ACCTGGTGCTGTACTGCGAGGCCTTCCTGACCACCTACAGAACCTTCATTACCCCCGAGGAGCTCATCAAGAAGCTGCAGTATCG CTACGAGAAATTCTCGGCTTTCGCCGACACCTTCAAGAAGCGCGTGAGCAAGAACACCTTCTTCGTGCTGGTGCGGGTGGTGGACGAGCTCTG CCTCGTGGAGCTGACGGAGGAGATCCTGCGGCTGCTGATGGAGCTGGTCTTCCGCCTGGTGTGCAGCGGCGAGCTCAGCCTGGCCCGCGTGCTCCGCCGGAACATCCTGGACAAGGTGGAGCAGAGGCGGCGGCTGCGCTGCGGCCACTCCGACCAGCCGCTGGCGGCCAGGGGCGTGGCGGCCAG GCCGGGGACCCTGCACGACTTCCACAGCCACGAGATCGCCGAGCAGCTCACCCTGCTGGACGCCGAGCTCTTCTACAAGATCGAG ATCCCCGAGGTCCTGCTGTGGGCGAAGGAGCAGAATGAGGAGAAGAGCCCCAACCTCACGCAGTTCACGGAGCACTTCAACAACATGTCCTACTG GGTCCGCTCCATCATCATGCTGCAGGAGAAGGCCCAGGACCGGGAGCGGCTGCTGCTCAAGTTCATCAAGATCATGAAG CACTTACGGAAGCTGAACAACTTCAACTCGTACCTGGCCATCCTCTCGGCGCTGGACTCGGCGCCCATCCGCAGGCTGGAGTGGCAGAAGCAGACGTCGGAG ggcctggCCGAGTACTGCACGCTGATCGACAGCTCGTCGTCCTTCCGCGCCTACCGGGCCGCCCTGTCCGAGGTGGAGCCGCCCTGCATCCCTTACCT GGGCCTCATCCTGCAGGACCTGACCTTCGTGCACCTGGGCAACCCCGACTACATCGACGGCAAAGTGAACTTCTCCAAGCGCTGGCAGCAGTTCAACATCCTGGACAGCATGCGCTGCTTCCAGCAGGC gcaCTACGACATCCGGAGGAACGACGACGTCATCAGCTTCTTCAACGACTTCAGCGACCACCTGGCGGAGGAGGCGCTGTGGGAGCTGTCGCTGAAGATCAAGCCCCGGAACATCGCCCGCAGGAAGACAGACCGCGAGGAGAAGACCTAG
- the RAPGEF1 gene encoding rap guanine nucleotide exchange factor 1 isoform X3: MGNAAEAQTPARQSPGSPWRQDSQRSHLSSFTMKLMDKFHSPKIKRTPSKKGKPAEVSVKIPDKPVNKEAAARPLPERCAPPLDLEPQAVEFMSASDQRQKNQSWLGEKEKEVVSALRYFKTIVDKMAIDKKVLEMLPGSASKVLEAILPLVQTDPRIQHSSALSSCYSRVYQSLANLIRWSDQVMLEGVDSDDKDMVTSVKGVIKAVLDGVKELVKLTIEKQGHPSPTSPAKPSPPACRSEGSQPELPLTDREMEILNKTASLSPPPELLPDAVDGEAAPPKPPLPGIRVVDNSPPPALPPKKRQSAPSPTRVAVVAPMSRATSGSSLPAGINRQDFDVDCYAQRRLSGGSHSYGGESPRLSPCSSMGKLSKSDEQLSSLDRDSGQGSRNTSCETLDHYDPDYEFLQQDLSDADQLPPQAACGLSPLPESSGEAGPPCPGPRVPLPPDLPPALPQKKRRSAASQTSEGSGGRAACERHPSQYDNVPEAELHSPGAFPPFAAVAPFQQGAAPSPAEFVGDFTVLEPTGDPEKPPPLPEKKNKHMLAYMQLLEDYSEPQPSVFYQTPQSEHVYQQKNRHLMEVYGFNDSFSGDGPQELAPPPALPPKQRQLASYAASSFSSVSYTTVAFSPEDGSAAPGLSASVSNSFLSRHGALAVPSHKSVLRSYSQGFVPPRRAPGQPCLPHASSSSPHFPAVLPSRSSDLAGPAAGLPASTADGPLSASQESTVRGNAVCLPSETSLSAAPPTPPESPAARDGHPRGPASAGGAAGTEGRDGGERLPSSPDAGESAQSEEEVDELSLIDHSEIMARLTLKQEGDDGPDVRGGSGDILLVHATETDRKDLVLYCEAFLTTYRTFITPEELIKKLQYRYEKFSAFADTFKKRVSKNTFFVLVRVVDELCLVELTEEILRLLMELVFRLVCSGELSLARVLRRNILDKVEQRRRLRCGHSDQPLAARGVAARPGTLHDFHSHEIAEQLTLLDAELFYKIEIPEVLLWAKEQNEEKSPNLTQFTEHFNNMSYWVRSIIMLQEKAQDRERLLLKFIKIMKHLRKLNNFNSYLAILSALDSAPIRRLEWQKQTSEGLAEYCTLIDSSSSFRAYRAALSEVEPPCIPYLGLILQDLTFVHLGNPDYIDGKVNFSKRWQQFNILDSMRCFQQAHYDIRRNDDVISFFNDFSDHLAEEALWELSLKIKPRNIARRKTDREEKT; the protein is encoded by the exons ACTCCCAGCGTTCCCACCTCTCGTCCTTCACCATGAAGCTCATGGACAAGTTCCACTCGCCCAAGATCAAGCGGACGCCGTCCAAGAAGGGGAAGCCCGCCGAGGTGTCGGTGAAGATCCCCGACAAGCCGGTAAACAAA GAGGCGGCAGCCAGACCCCTCCCCGAGCGCTGCGCCCCCCCCCTGGACCTGGAGCCGCAGGCAGTAGAGTTTATGTCCGCCAGTGATCAGAGGCAGAAG AACCAGAGCTggctgggagagaaggagaaggaggtggtCAGTGCCTTGCGCTACTTTAAGACCATCGTGGACAAGATGGCCATCGACAAGAAGGTCCTGGAGATGCTGCCCGGCTCGGCCAGCAAGGTGCTGGAGGCCATCCTGCCCCTGGTGCAGACTGACCCCCGCATCCAGCACAG CTCGGCCCTGTCCTCCTGCTACAGCCGCGTGTACCAGAGCCTCGCCAACCTCATCCGCTGGTCCGACCAGGTCATGCTGGAGGGCGTGGACTCGGACGACAAGGACATGGTGACCAGCGTGAAGGGGGTCATCAAGGCAGTGCTGGACGGAGTGAAG GAGCTGGTCAAGCTGACCATCGAGAAGCAGGGGCACCCGTCCCCCACCAGCCCGGCGAAGCCCAGCCCCCCGGCCTGCAGGTCTGAAGG CAGCCAGCCCGAGCTGCCGCTGACTGACCGGGAGATGGAGATCCTGAACAAGACGGCCAGCCTGTCCCCGCCCCCCGAGCTGCTCCCCGACGCCGTGGACGGGGAGGCCgcgccccccaagccccccttACCCGGCATCCGCGTGGTGGATAACAG ccccccgcccgcaCTGCCGCCCAAGAAGCGCCAGTCGGCCCCGTCCCCAACACGCGTGGCCGTCGTGGCCCCCATGAGCCGGGCCACCAGCGGCTCCAGTTTGCCGGCCGGCATCAACAGGCAG GACTTCGACGTGGACTGCTACGCGCAGCGGCGGCTGTCGGGCGGCAGCCACTCGTACGGGGGCGAGTCCCCGCGCCTCTCCCCCTGCAGCAGCATGGGCAAGCTCAGCAAGTCGGACGAGCAGCTGTCCTCGCTGGAccgggacagcgggcagggctcccGGAACACCAGCTGTGAGACGCTCG atCACTACGACCCCGACTACGAGTTCCTGCAGCAGGACCTCTCCGACGCCGACCAGCTGCCCCCGCAGGCGGCCTGCGGCCTCAGCCCGCTGCCCGAGTCCTCGGGGGAGGCCGGcccgccctgccccgggccccgcgTCCCGCTGCCCCCCGacctgcccccggccctgccccagaAGAAGCGCCGGAGCGCGGCCTCGCAGACGTCGGAGGGCTCGGGGGGCCGCGCGGCCTGCGAGCGCCACCCGTCCCAGTACGACAACGTCCCCGAGGCCGAGCTGCACAGCCCCGGCGCCTTCCCGCCCTTCGCCGCCGTGGCCCCCTTCCAGCAGGgcgcggcccccagccccgccgagTTCGTGGGCGACTTCACGGTGCTGGAGCCCACGGGCGACCCCGAGAAGCCGCCGCCCCTCCCGGAGAAGAAGAACAAGCACA TGCTCGCCTACATGCAGCTGCTGGAGGACTACTCGGAGCCGCAGCCGTCCGTGTTCTACCAGACGCCGCAGAGCGAGCACgtgtaccagcagaagaaccggCACCTCATGGAGGTCTATGGCTTCAACGACTCCTTCAGCGGCGACGGCCCCCAGGagctggccccgccccccgccctgccccccaagcAGCGGCAGCTG GCCTCCTATgctgcctcttccttctcctctgtcTCCTACACAACAGTGGCCTTCAGCCCCGAGGACGGCAGTGCCGCTCCGGGCCTCAGTGCGTCCGTCTCTAACTCCTTTCTCAGCCGGCATGGCGCCCTGGCCGTGCCCTCG CACAAGTCCGTGCTCAGGTCCTACTCGCAGGGCTTCGTGCCGCCCCGCCGGGCGCCCGGGCAGCCCTGCCTGCCgcacgcctcctcctcctctccgcaCTTCCCCGCTGTCCTCCCGTCTCGCAGCTCTGACCTGGCGGGGCCCGCGGCCGGCCTGCCCGCCAGCACCGCCGACGGGCCCCTCTCGGCTTCTCAGGAGAGCACCGTTCGCGGGAACGCTGTCTGCCTCCCCTCCGAAACCTCTCTCTCTGCCGCGCCCCCGACGCCTCCG GAGTCCCCAGCTGCGAGGGACGGACACCCCCGAGGGCCCGCGTCGGCTGGCGGTGCGGCCGGGACGGAAGGCAGAGACGGCGGGGAGAG GCTGCCTTCGTCCCCGGACGCCGGGGAGTCCGCGCAGTCGGAGGAGGAGGTGGACGAGCTGTCCCTCATCGACCACAGCGAGATCATGGCCAGGCTGACGCTCAAGCAGGAG GGTGACGACGGGCCGGACGTGCGAGGGGGCTCGGGGGACATCCTGCTGGTGCACGCTACCGAGACGGACAGGAAAG ACCTGGTGCTGTACTGCGAGGCCTTCCTGACCACCTACAGAACCTTCATTACCCCCGAGGAGCTCATCAAGAAGCTGCAGTATCG CTACGAGAAATTCTCGGCTTTCGCCGACACCTTCAAGAAGCGCGTGAGCAAGAACACCTTCTTCGTGCTGGTGCGGGTGGTGGACGAGCTCTG CCTCGTGGAGCTGACGGAGGAGATCCTGCGGCTGCTGATGGAGCTGGTCTTCCGCCTGGTGTGCAGCGGCGAGCTCAGCCTGGCCCGCGTGCTCCGCCGGAACATCCTGGACAAGGTGGAGCAGAGGCGGCGGCTGCGCTGCGGCCACTCCGACCAGCCGCTGGCGGCCAGGGGCGTGGCGGCCAG GCCGGGGACCCTGCACGACTTCCACAGCCACGAGATCGCCGAGCAGCTCACCCTGCTGGACGCCGAGCTCTTCTACAAGATCGAG ATCCCCGAGGTCCTGCTGTGGGCGAAGGAGCAGAATGAGGAGAAGAGCCCCAACCTCACGCAGTTCACGGAGCACTTCAACAACATGTCCTACTG GGTCCGCTCCATCATCATGCTGCAGGAGAAGGCCCAGGACCGGGAGCGGCTGCTGCTCAAGTTCATCAAGATCATGAAG CACTTACGGAAGCTGAACAACTTCAACTCGTACCTGGCCATCCTCTCGGCGCTGGACTCGGCGCCCATCCGCAGGCTGGAGTGGCAGAAGCAGACGTCGGAG ggcctggCCGAGTACTGCACGCTGATCGACAGCTCGTCGTCCTTCCGCGCCTACCGGGCCGCCCTGTCCGAGGTGGAGCCGCCCTGCATCCCTTACCT GGGCCTCATCCTGCAGGACCTGACCTTCGTGCACCTGGGCAACCCCGACTACATCGACGGCAAAGTGAACTTCTCCAAGCGCTGGCAGCAGTTCAACATCCTGGACAGCATGCGCTGCTTCCAGCAGGC gcaCTACGACATCCGGAGGAACGACGACGTCATCAGCTTCTTCAACGACTTCAGCGACCACCTGGCGGAGGAGGCGCTGTGGGAGCTGTCGCTGAAGATCAAGCCCCGGAACATCGCCCGCAGGAAGACAGACCGCGAGGAGAAGACCTAG